In Aurantimicrobium minutum, the following proteins share a genomic window:
- a CDS encoding IclR family transcriptional regulator translates to MSKVPAADSTLRILEFLAHQRGPVPAQTIATALSLPRSSVYQILTVLTERGFALHIPEERRYGLGPAAFELSSSYSRQQPLTRLGAPLLAKLVDHIGESAHLAVLHGTDVLYVVEERAARRPSLITDVGVRLPAHLTASGRALLSALPPAQLRALYSDPVVFTQREELGLAGPQSYRELKALVTQVAQQGYSTERSEITDGLASIGVVVKDHLGWPAAAIAVTYPVPVSATEEDLQMRVEQLLPEIKTTAQELSRRIHGAS, encoded by the coding sequence GTGAGTAAAGTTCCCGCAGCCGATTCGACACTGCGTATTTTGGAGTTCCTTGCCCACCAGCGAGGACCCGTTCCCGCACAAACTATAGCGACGGCTTTATCTTTACCGCGGTCATCGGTGTATCAAATCTTGACCGTGCTCACCGAGCGTGGCTTTGCACTCCACATCCCAGAAGAGCGCCGTTATGGTTTAGGGCCAGCAGCTTTTGAGCTCTCCTCCTCTTACTCAAGGCAGCAACCTTTGACCCGACTGGGTGCACCACTGCTGGCCAAACTGGTCGACCACATTGGAGAGTCTGCACACCTGGCTGTTCTGCACGGAACCGATGTTCTCTATGTCGTCGAAGAGCGAGCTGCCAGACGCCCTTCACTCATCACAGACGTGGGAGTGAGACTACCTGCACACCTCACGGCCTCTGGCCGTGCTTTGCTTTCGGCTTTACCACCAGCACAATTACGAGCACTTTATTCAGATCCAGTTGTTTTTACCCAACGAGAAGAACTGGGATTGGCAGGACCGCAAAGCTATCGAGAACTCAAAGCTCTGGTGACCCAGGTGGCCCAACAGGGCTATTCCACTGAACGCAGCGAAATCACCGATGGTCTTGCCTCCATTGGTGTGGTGGTCAAAGACCACCTCGGCTGGCCTGCAGCAGCTATTGCGGTGACCTACCCCGTTCCTGTTTCCGCAACCGAAGAAGATCTCCAGATGCGAGTTGAACAACTCCTTCCCGAAATCAAGACAACAGCTCAGGAACTGAGCCGCCGTATTCACGGAGCGAGTTAA
- the hutH gene encoding histidine ammonia-lyase: MSSVTVGTGAISIDDVVAVARYDAHIVLDEKALEGVAQSRAVIDALASDPNPHYGISTGFGALATTFIESDRRAQLQASLVRSHAAGSGAEVEREVIRALMLLRLSTLMTGRTGVRPIVAQTYAALINAGITPVVREYGSLGCSGDLAPLSHCALATMGEGDVRNAEGILMPASQALSEAGITPLKLEEKEGLALINGTDGMLGMLALAITDLKMLMTAVDISAAMSIEGLMGTDKVFAADLHALRPQVGQGQSATNLRNILADSPIVHSHAGPEDGRVQDAYSLRCSPQVHGGARDTIAHAELVANRELASAVDNPVLTVDGRVESNGNFHGAPVAYVLDFLAIVAADVASMSERRTDRFLDRSRNQGLPPFLAHEVGVDSGLMIAQYTAAGLVSEMKRLAVPASADSIPSSAMQEDHVSMGWHAGRKLRKAVDALSRVIAIELMTASRGIDLRAPLQPSPVTGAVITELRKNGVAGPGADRFLSPEIETAAELTLSGRVTAVAQAAATTPLI, encoded by the coding sequence ATGAGTTCTGTAACTGTAGGTACTGGTGCCATTTCCATTGACGACGTCGTTGCTGTTGCGCGTTACGACGCACACATTGTGCTCGATGAAAAGGCACTCGAGGGGGTTGCACAATCTCGCGCCGTCATCGATGCATTGGCTTCAGACCCCAACCCGCACTATGGCATCTCCACCGGTTTTGGTGCCCTGGCAACTACCTTTATTGAGTCCGACCGCCGAGCACAACTCCAGGCTTCACTCGTGCGCTCTCATGCAGCAGGCTCTGGGGCGGAAGTTGAACGTGAAGTTATTCGCGCACTGATGCTTTTGCGCTTGTCGACCCTAATGACCGGCCGCACCGGTGTGCGCCCTATCGTTGCTCAAACGTATGCAGCCCTCATAAACGCCGGAATTACACCCGTGGTTCGCGAATACGGTTCCCTCGGCTGTTCGGGTGATCTTGCTCCACTGTCCCACTGTGCTTTAGCAACGATGGGCGAAGGTGACGTGCGCAACGCTGAGGGCATTCTGATGCCTGCATCCCAAGCGCTCTCAGAGGCAGGAATCACTCCCCTCAAGCTGGAAGAAAAAGAAGGCTTGGCCCTCATCAATGGCACGGATGGCATGCTCGGCATGCTGGCACTGGCCATTACAGATCTCAAGATGCTGATGACCGCTGTTGATATTTCTGCAGCGATGAGCATCGAAGGATTGATGGGAACCGACAAGGTCTTTGCTGCCGATTTGCACGCCCTGCGCCCCCAGGTAGGCCAGGGACAATCTGCGACCAACCTGCGCAACATCTTGGCTGACTCACCCATCGTGCACTCGCATGCAGGGCCTGAAGATGGTCGAGTGCAGGATGCCTATTCACTACGTTGTTCGCCCCAGGTTCACGGTGGAGCTCGGGACACTATCGCTCACGCAGAACTCGTAGCCAATAGAGAACTCGCCTCAGCAGTAGACAACCCCGTGCTGACAGTTGATGGCCGGGTGGAAAGCAATGGAAACTTCCACGGGGCACCGGTTGCCTATGTATTGGACTTCCTCGCCATCGTCGCCGCTGATGTTGCATCAATGAGTGAGCGCCGCACCGACCGCTTCCTCGATCGCTCACGCAATCAAGGATTGCCTCCCTTCCTCGCTCACGAAGTGGGTGTGGACTCAGGTCTGATGATTGCTCAATACACAGCTGCTGGTTTGGTTTCAGAAATGAAGAGGTTGGCAGTTCCCGCCTCGGCAGACTCCATCCCTTCAAGCGCCATGCAAGAAGACCACGTCTCAATGGGGTGGCATGCCGGACGCAAACTTCGTAAAGCAGTTGATGCACTATCACGCGTCATTGCCATTGAACTCATGACAGCCTCACGAGGTATTGACCTGCGTGCTCCGTTGCAACCCAGTCCCGTTACCGGCGCTGTCATCACAGAACTGCGTAAGAACGGTGTTGCTGGCCCCGGCGCAGACCGTTTCCTCTCCCCCGAGATTGAAACTGCTGCCGAGCTCACCCTTTCTGGCCGTGTCACCGCCGTAGCTCAGGCTGCCGCAACTACCCCACTGATCTAA
- a CDS encoding SDR family oxidoreductase: MAKKRALVTGATGYIGGRLVPRLLEAGFTVRVLVRNADKLKDVPWRSQVDIVEGNLLDPEIVTEACKNIEVLYYLVHAMGEKGDFESKEITGAHNVARAAKECGVKRIVYLGGLHPSKGELSKHLRSRAEVGEILLESGVPTVALQAGVIIGSGSTSFEMIRHLTDVLPVMTAPKWVGNLIQPIAVRDVMYYLIKAADLPPSVNRTLDIGGPDVLKYSDMMNGYALEAGMKERAILRLPVLTPYLASQWVNLVTPIPRALAVPIIASLQHDCIMNEHDVDQIIPPPAEGLVPYRRAVHLALGKMQEGDIETSWQNASVYGAPSDPLPSDPEWAGHRVYLDIKERDCAAPAEDLWAIIEGIGGENGWYSLPIAWAARGFADKLVGGVGLRRGRSNPEKLRVGESVDWWRVERIDHGRFLRLRAEMKVPGLAWLELSAEPQPDGTSRYLQRAIFFPRGLGGRLYWLSILPAHGIIFNGMADKITAAAVKRYQERTAQ; encoded by the coding sequence ATGGCAAAAAAACGCGCGCTCGTTACTGGTGCAACCGGATACATCGGTGGACGTTTGGTTCCCAGGCTCCTCGAGGCAGGTTTCACTGTTCGTGTTCTGGTGCGTAATGCGGACAAGCTCAAAGATGTTCCCTGGCGCTCACAGGTAGACATTGTCGAAGGTAACCTCCTTGATCCTGAGATTGTCACCGAGGCATGCAAGAACATTGAAGTTCTCTACTACCTCGTTCATGCCATGGGCGAGAAGGGTGATTTTGAGTCGAAAGAAATCACCGGAGCACACAACGTGGCCCGCGCAGCCAAAGAGTGTGGCGTCAAAAGAATTGTTTACTTGGGTGGGTTACACCCCTCCAAAGGCGAACTGTCTAAGCATCTACGTTCGCGAGCTGAGGTCGGAGAAATACTCCTCGAATCAGGTGTTCCCACGGTTGCACTTCAAGCCGGTGTGATTATTGGTTCGGGTTCCACCAGTTTTGAAATGATTCGTCACCTCACTGATGTTCTCCCCGTTATGACTGCACCGAAGTGGGTGGGGAATCTCATTCAGCCAATCGCTGTCCGAGATGTCATGTACTACCTCATCAAGGCAGCTGATTTGCCACCGAGTGTGAACAGGACACTGGATATTGGTGGTCCAGATGTTTTGAAGTATTCGGACATGATGAATGGTTATGCCCTCGAAGCTGGCATGAAAGAACGCGCTATTTTGCGTCTTCCTGTGCTCACTCCCTACCTAGCTAGCCAATGGGTCAACCTAGTTACCCCCATCCCCAGAGCGCTCGCAGTGCCCATCATTGCGTCACTGCAGCATGACTGCATCATGAATGAGCATGATGTCGACCAGATCATTCCGCCCCCAGCTGAGGGCCTCGTGCCCTACCGTCGCGCTGTGCATCTTGCCCTGGGCAAGATGCAAGAAGGTGACATTGAGACGAGCTGGCAAAACGCCAGTGTCTACGGTGCCCCCAGTGACCCTTTACCCTCTGACCCTGAGTGGGCCGGTCACCGGGTCTACCTGGATATCAAAGAGCGCGACTGTGCGGCACCAGCAGAGGACTTGTGGGCAATCATCGAGGGCATCGGTGGTGAGAACGGCTGGTATTCCTTACCTATCGCGTGGGCTGCTCGAGGTTTTGCCGACAAGCTTGTCGGCGGTGTGGGTTTGCGCCGCGGACGCAGCAACCCAGAAAAACTTCGCGTAGGGGAGTCGGTCGACTGGTGGCGTGTGGAGCGCATCGACCACGGGCGCTTCTTGCGTTTGCGTGCAGAAATGAAAGTTCCCGGTTTGGCCTGGCTGGAACTCAGTGCAGAACCGCAACCAGATGGAACTTCCCGCTATCTCCAACGCGCTATTTTCTTCCCTCGCGGTTTGGGTGGCCGGTTGTATTGGCTGTCGATTCTGCCCGCACACGGAATCATTTTCAACGGTATGGCAGACAAAATCACCGCAGCTGCCGTCAAAAGGTATCAAGAGCGAACAGCACAATAA
- a CDS encoding heavy metal translocating P-type ATPase, protein MAEKTTSTVVLGIEGMTCSSCVSRVEKSLGELPGVHAAVNLATNSAKVEYPEGVSAEDLVKQVSKIGYTATLPAADQHSHIHHEHGSKPGKISLLERLVIAIVLSVAVIILAMVPAWQFSYWQWISLLLTTPVVFFCGWPFHRSTFLNLRHGILTMDTLITMGTFAAYFWSVYALFFGAAGMVGMHHTLELFAWQSDPTHNIYFEAAAGVTTFLLLGRFLEERSQRSASAALRALSELKATEATILVDGVEKRIPADKLAVGDIFIVKPGEIIATDGEVINGQAAVDESSLTGESLPVDKSPESAVTGSTIVLDGRLTVRATHVGQNTRMAQLATLVEDAQLHKAAVQKLANRISAVFVPIVIGLAVITILGWWIAGAPVTVGFTAAIAVLVIACPCALGLATPVALMVGTGRAAQMGIIISGPDAIESSARIKTVVLDKTGTVTTGQMSVTSIHTTGAHHDVLRIIAALETHSEHPIAHAIVSKAEGLKLPAVSEFSSVAGQGVTGVVEGVIVFVGTQDWMEQHQLVLSDTQAVQLETARHTGATTVLAGWDGKVQAIVAVADTIKDDSAAAITRINQMGLETILLTGDHEDAAHHIAAQVGISRVIAGATPESKLQVIADLQKRGGAVAMIGDGVNDAAALAQSDLGIAMGTGTDVAIAASDITLIRGTLTAAADALSLSRKTLRIIYGNLFWAFAYNVAAIPLAMLGFLNPMLAGAAMAFSSLFVVLNSLRLRRFAR, encoded by the coding sequence ATGGCTGAGAAGACCACCTCCACCGTCGTTCTGGGTATTGAGGGAATGACCTGTTCCAGCTGTGTTTCTCGTGTTGAAAAAAGCTTGGGCGAACTTCCCGGAGTTCACGCCGCCGTCAATTTGGCAACAAACAGCGCCAAAGTGGAATATCCAGAAGGTGTAAGCGCGGAAGATTTAGTCAAGCAGGTAAGCAAAATTGGCTACACCGCCACCCTTCCAGCCGCAGATCAGCACAGCCATATTCACCACGAACATGGCAGTAAGCCGGGGAAGATTTCACTGCTGGAAAGACTGGTCATCGCCATAGTTCTGTCGGTTGCCGTCATTATTTTGGCAATGGTTCCCGCGTGGCAATTTAGTTACTGGCAATGGATTTCTCTGTTGCTGACCACGCCGGTGGTTTTTTTCTGTGGCTGGCCATTCCACCGCTCAACTTTTTTGAACCTGCGTCATGGCATCCTCACGATGGACACACTCATCACGATGGGAACCTTCGCCGCTTACTTCTGGTCGGTTTATGCGCTCTTTTTTGGTGCGGCGGGCATGGTGGGGATGCATCACACTCTGGAGCTCTTTGCCTGGCAGTCAGACCCCACACACAACATCTACTTTGAAGCAGCAGCTGGCGTCACCACGTTCTTGCTTCTGGGACGATTCCTTGAGGAGCGCTCGCAGCGCAGCGCCAGCGCTGCACTGCGCGCATTGAGTGAGCTCAAAGCTACTGAAGCTACCATCCTGGTTGACGGTGTTGAGAAAAGAATTCCTGCAGACAAGCTAGCTGTTGGTGACATATTCATCGTCAAGCCAGGTGAGATTATTGCCACCGACGGCGAGGTCATTAATGGGCAAGCTGCCGTTGATGAGAGCTCACTCACCGGTGAGTCTCTTCCGGTGGATAAAAGTCCAGAAAGCGCCGTCACGGGCTCCACTATTGTCTTGGATGGTCGACTCACCGTCAGAGCGACCCACGTCGGACAAAACACTCGCATGGCTCAGCTTGCGACACTTGTTGAGGATGCACAGCTGCATAAGGCCGCAGTCCAAAAGCTTGCTAATCGAATTTCTGCAGTCTTTGTCCCCATCGTGATTGGTTTGGCTGTGATCACCATCTTGGGTTGGTGGATTGCAGGGGCCCCAGTGACCGTGGGATTCACGGCAGCCATTGCTGTCTTAGTTATTGCCTGTCCCTGTGCCCTTGGTTTGGCTACCCCCGTGGCTCTGATGGTGGGAACCGGTCGAGCCGCCCAAATGGGAATCATCATTTCTGGCCCTGACGCGATAGAGAGCTCAGCCCGAATCAAGACCGTGGTCTTGGATAAGACAGGGACTGTCACCACTGGCCAGATGAGCGTCACAAGTATTCACACCACAGGTGCACACCATGATGTGCTCAGAATCATTGCAGCCCTCGAAACCCATTCGGAACACCCCATTGCTCATGCCATCGTGTCCAAAGCAGAAGGGCTCAAGCTTCCTGCAGTCTCAGAATTCTCCTCTGTGGCTGGTCAGGGTGTCACCGGTGTTGTTGAGGGAGTAATAGTTTTTGTGGGAACACAAGACTGGATGGAACAACACCAGCTGGTTCTCTCAGACACTCAAGCCGTTCAGCTCGAGACCGCTCGGCACACTGGAGCAACCACAGTGTTAGCTGGCTGGGACGGAAAAGTGCAGGCCATTGTGGCAGTTGCAGACACCATCAAAGACGATTCTGCTGCAGCGATTACCCGCATCAATCAGATGGGGCTTGAAACAATCCTGTTGACAGGCGATCACGAAGACGCCGCCCATCACATAGCAGCACAGGTCGGTATTTCACGTGTCATCGCAGGAGCGACCCCAGAGAGCAAGTTGCAGGTCATCGCTGATTTACAGAAGCGTGGCGGAGCAGTGGCCATGATTGGTGACGGCGTCAACGACGCCGCTGCGCTAGCTCAGTCAGATCTGGGAATTGCTATGGGCACGGGAACTGATGTCGCCATTGCAGCCAGCGACATCACGTTGATTCGTGGAACGCTCACTGCTGCCGCAGATGCGCTTTCGCTCTCGCGCAAAACACTGCGGATCATTTACGGAAATCTCTTTTGGGCATTCGCCTATAACGTCGCAGCAATACCGCTTGCAATGCTGGGATTCCTCAATCCCATGCTTGCGGGAGCAGCAATGGCGTTCTCAAGTTTGTTCGTTGTGCTCAATTCACTGCGACTTCGCAGGTTTGCACGTTAG
- the hutI gene encoding imidazolonepropionase — MSRTLFTNIGLLVTNNPKEAARAGGTDSPTGEIPDAAMIVDNGVVAWVGKAADAETGGGFDIDAVVNVHGNTLIPGFVDSHSHLVFAGDRSAEFAARMEGTPYAAGGIRSTVAATRAASEESLREHVAALVKEMHSQGTTTIEIKSGYGLDVATEERLVRLASEVTEEVTFLGAHVVPAEFADSRDEYVELITGDMLSACAPHSKWIDVFCEKGAFTVEETRRILTAGIDAGLQPRVHASQLGPGEGVALAVELGAASVDHCTYLTEEDIAALAGSSTVATLLPGVEFSTKQPYPSGRALIDAGVTVALSTDCNPGSSFTSSMPFCIAVAVREMGMSPAEALWASTAGGAQALRRNDVGRLSVGMRADIAEINAPSYIHLAYRPGVPLIGRVWKDGELIAG, encoded by the coding sequence ATGTCTCGTACGCTTTTTACCAACATCGGTTTGCTCGTGACGAACAATCCGAAAGAAGCGGCACGTGCCGGCGGAACGGACTCCCCCACCGGGGAGATCCCTGACGCCGCAATGATCGTTGACAACGGTGTTGTGGCCTGGGTCGGCAAGGCAGCGGATGCAGAAACCGGTGGCGGTTTCGACATTGACGCTGTGGTCAATGTGCATGGAAACACGCTCATTCCAGGGTTTGTCGATTCTCACTCTCACCTCGTTTTTGCCGGGGATCGCTCTGCAGAGTTTGCTGCACGCATGGAAGGAACACCATATGCCGCAGGCGGCATACGTTCAACCGTTGCGGCAACACGTGCTGCTTCCGAAGAAAGTTTGCGCGAGCACGTTGCCGCCTTGGTCAAAGAAATGCACTCTCAGGGCACCACGACTATCGAAATCAAGTCCGGATATGGACTAGACGTTGCAACTGAAGAACGATTGGTGCGCCTGGCCAGTGAAGTCACTGAGGAAGTGACCTTCTTAGGTGCACATGTTGTTCCTGCAGAGTTTGCCGACTCCCGTGATGAGTATGTTGAGCTCATCACCGGGGACATGCTTTCTGCGTGTGCGCCACATTCCAAGTGGATTGATGTCTTCTGCGAAAAAGGCGCTTTCACGGTGGAAGAAACCAGGCGTATCTTGACTGCCGGAATAGATGCCGGGCTCCAACCTCGTGTCCACGCGTCACAACTTGGCCCCGGTGAAGGTGTTGCCTTGGCAGTTGAGCTTGGTGCTGCCTCTGTAGATCACTGCACCTATCTCACCGAGGAAGATATCGCAGCCCTGGCAGGTTCCAGCACAGTTGCCACTTTACTTCCTGGTGTGGAGTTTTCAACCAAACAGCCTTACCCTTCGGGCCGTGCCCTCATCGATGCAGGGGTGACCGTTGCCCTGTCCACGGACTGTAACCCAGGTTCTAGTTTCACCTCCTCCATGCCGTTTTGTATTGCCGTTGCGGTGCGGGAAATGGGCATGAGCCCAGCAGAAGCCCTGTGGGCCTCCACTGCTGGAGGAGCACAGGCTCTGCGCCGCAATGATGTAGGCAGGCTCTCGGTAGGAATGCGCGCAGACATAGCCGAGATCAATGCACCCAGCTACATTCACCTTGCCTATCGTCCCGGTGTCCCCTTGATTGGCCGGGTCTGGAAAGACGGTGAACTTATCGCTGGCTAA
- a CDS encoding DMT family transporter: MVVAYLLLAVAIVSEVIGTISLKMSDGFTKLVPTIFVIVGYLGAFTALGLGLSKGLSMGVAYGIWAGCGTALVAIMGIFLFRETINVWGFIGLALIIVGVVMLEMGSSHS, from the coding sequence ATGGTTGTTGCGTATCTTTTGCTAGCCGTGGCCATCGTCAGTGAAGTTATCGGGACTATTTCACTGAAAATGAGTGACGGCTTTACCAAGCTTGTGCCCACCATTTTCGTGATTGTGGGATACCTGGGCGCATTTACTGCGCTGGGTTTAGGGCTCTCAAAAGGTCTCAGCATGGGTGTGGCATACGGTATCTGGGCAGGATGTGGCACTGCTCTTGTTGCCATCATGGGAATCTTCCTCTTCAGGGAAACCATCAACGTCTGGGGTTTCATTGGACTTGCACTCATCATCGTCGGAGTGGTCATGTTGGAAATGGGAAGCTCGCACAGCTAA
- a CDS encoding excalibur calcium-binding domain-containing protein, which translates to MQKNKRIWLVIGLVCLFVLVVGSIASSVNAVRSMQTAVTVDSLEQALDATPTPLGIAVPTETPSSAATASPDLTQSASATTSVFVAMLAELPQDDSPGSHTGYDRDYFNAWIDADGDGCNTRAEVLLMESQTTVSTRGRCTVTTGSWVSVYDGAQLTDAGSLDIDHFVPLNEAWVSGAYAWDGATRVQFGNDLGYGPSLVAVTASSNRSKSDQDPARWMPPARGYFCDYAATWVAVKWRWSLSVDSLERMALQSVLNECASVAVEIPQKATITAGAAPEQVAPVSDGVLDPNYGTCSLAQANGAGPYVQGVDPEYEWYRDRDKDGVVCE; encoded by the coding sequence GTGCAGAAGAACAAACGTATCTGGCTTGTCATTGGCCTCGTTTGCTTGTTTGTTTTAGTCGTGGGCTCCATTGCTTCCTCTGTCAATGCTGTGCGTTCTATGCAAACTGCGGTCACTGTGGATTCTCTTGAGCAAGCATTAGACGCCACTCCCACACCCTTAGGTATTGCCGTTCCCACGGAAACTCCCTCGTCAGCGGCAACCGCTTCCCCTGACCTGACTCAGTCTGCTTCGGCTACCACGTCAGTTTTTGTCGCGATGCTTGCTGAACTTCCTCAAGACGATTCACCGGGTTCACACACCGGATATGACCGCGATTACTTCAATGCCTGGATTGATGCTGATGGAGATGGCTGCAACACCCGCGCTGAAGTGTTGCTGATGGAGTCGCAAACAACTGTCTCCACCCGCGGGCGCTGCACCGTCACCACTGGTTCTTGGGTCTCGGTCTATGACGGAGCTCAGTTGACCGACGCGGGCAGTCTGGATATCGACCACTTTGTGCCCTTGAATGAGGCATGGGTCTCTGGCGCCTATGCCTGGGATGGTGCCACACGGGTCCAATTTGGTAATGACCTGGGCTACGGTCCTTCACTGGTTGCTGTAACGGCAAGTTCTAACAGATCAAAAAGTGATCAAGATCCTGCAAGGTGGATGCCGCCGGCACGAGGATACTTTTGTGATTATGCCGCCACTTGGGTTGCAGTGAAGTGGCGTTGGAGTTTGAGCGTGGACTCCCTAGAACGCATGGCGTTGCAATCTGTTTTGAACGAATGCGCTTCTGTTGCCGTGGAGATTCCACAGAAAGCCACCATTACGGCAGGTGCTGCCCCTGAGCAGGTTGCTCCCGTCTCTGACGGAGTTCTTGACCCGAATTATGGAACCTGCTCTCTCGCACAAGCAAACGGTGCAGGCCCCTATGTTCAGGGCGTTGACCCCGAATATGAGTGGTATCGCGACAGGGACAAAGACGGCGTGGTCTGCGAGTAG
- the hutU gene encoding urocanate hydratase: MTSGPRTVRAARGNTLTAKSWQTEAPMRMLMNNLDPEVAEHPEKLVVYGGTGKAARTWEAYDAIVRTLETLDSDETLLVQSGKPVGVFRTNEWAPRVLIANSNLVGDWANWPEFRRLEAEGLTMYGQMTAGSWIYIGTQGILQGTYETFGAVARQHFGGTLAGTLTLTGGCGGMGGAQPLAVTMNDGVVLIVDVDATRLQRRVEHGYLDEMTHDLDDAIARVLAAKESKTPLSVGIVGNAADVFTELLERKVPIDIVTDQTSAHDPLSYLPEGVSVEEWHKKAEQDAAWFTEHSRAAMAKQVKAMVEFQDAGAIVFDYGNSIRAEAKLGGYDRAFDFPGFVPAYIRPLFCEGNGPFRWAALSGDPEDIAKTDKAIMELFPENEHLKRWITKAGEKVHFEGLPARICWLGYKERHLAGLKFNEMVASGELSAPIVIGRDHLDSGSVASPYRETEAMKDGSDAIADWPLLNALLNTASGATWVSLHHGGGVGIGRSIHCGQVTVADGTELAAQKLERVLTNDPGTGVMRHVDAGYERAEEVARERGLRVPMWEN; the protein is encoded by the coding sequence ATGACCTCAGGACCACGCACCGTTCGTGCCGCACGCGGAAACACACTCACCGCCAAGAGCTGGCAGACCGAAGCGCCCATGCGCATGCTCATGAACAACCTTGACCCTGAGGTTGCTGAACACCCTGAAAAGCTTGTTGTGTATGGAGGTACCGGTAAAGCTGCCCGTACCTGGGAAGCCTATGACGCCATCGTGCGCACGCTCGAGACACTCGACTCTGATGAAACCCTCTTGGTTCAGTCCGGTAAGCCTGTGGGTGTATTCCGCACCAACGAGTGGGCTCCTCGTGTGCTCATTGCCAACTCCAACCTCGTGGGTGACTGGGCAAACTGGCCAGAATTTCGCCGCCTCGAGGCCGAAGGCCTCACCATGTACGGCCAGATGACCGCAGGTTCCTGGATCTACATCGGAACCCAAGGAATTCTGCAAGGAACCTACGAAACCTTCGGCGCTGTTGCACGCCAACACTTCGGTGGAACTCTCGCTGGAACTCTCACCCTGACTGGTGGCTGCGGTGGCATGGGTGGCGCACAGCCCCTGGCCGTCACCATGAACGATGGCGTTGTGCTCATCGTAGACGTGGACGCAACACGTCTCCAGCGTCGTGTCGAACACGGTTACCTCGATGAGATGACCCACGACCTCGACGACGCGATTGCTCGTGTGTTGGCAGCTAAGGAATCCAAGACTCCCTTGTCTGTGGGAATTGTTGGCAATGCAGCTGATGTCTTCACTGAGTTGCTAGAACGCAAAGTTCCAATCGACATCGTGACGGACCAAACTAGTGCACACGACCCCCTCTCGTACCTTCCTGAAGGTGTCTCTGTAGAGGAATGGCACAAGAAAGCAGAACAGGATGCTGCGTGGTTCACTGAGCACTCTCGTGCAGCAATGGCGAAGCAGGTCAAGGCCATGGTTGAGTTCCAGGATGCTGGTGCCATCGTCTTCGACTACGGAAACTCCATTCGTGCCGAAGCCAAGCTCGGTGGTTATGACCGCGCTTTTGACTTCCCCGGCTTCGTGCCCGCCTATATTCGCCCACTTTTCTGCGAGGGTAACGGACCGTTCCGCTGGGCTGCTCTCTCCGGCGACCCCGAAGACATTGCCAAGACCGACAAAGCCATCATGGAACTCTTCCCCGAGAATGAGCACCTCAAGCGATGGATCACCAAGGCAGGCGAAAAGGTTCACTTCGAGGGGCTACCTGCCCGCATCTGCTGGCTGGGTTACAAGGAACGCCACCTGGCAGGCCTGAAGTTCAACGAAATGGTCGCCTCTGGTGAGCTCTCGGCACCGATCGTGATTGGTCGTGACCACCTCGACTCAGGTTCGGTTGCTTCCCCCTACCGCGAAACCGAGGCCATGAAAGATGGTTCGGACGCCATCGCTGACTGGCCTTTGCTTAACGCCCTGCTCAACACAGCCTCCGGCGCTACCTGGGTTTCTTTACACCATGGTGGTGGTGTTGGTATTGGCCGCTCCATCCACTGTGGTCAGGTCACTGTTGCCGATGGAACCGAACTGGCGGCCCAGAAACTCGAACGCGTTCTCACCAATGACCCCGGTACTGGTGTGATGCGTCACGTCGATGCTGGTTACGAGCGTGCCGAAGAGGTCGCTCGTGAGCGCGGTCTGCGTGTTCCAATGTGGGAAAACTAA